The following are from one region of the Arthrobacter sp. TMP15 genome:
- a CDS encoding 3-hydroxyacyl-CoA dehydrogenase NAD-binding domain-containing protein, whose protein sequence is MNQATVQKANTIRWEKDADGVIILTMDDPAQSANTMNANYIASMQKVIDRLSAEIAADQASITGIILTSAKKTFFAGGDLKDLVGATAADAERIYSLGKSIKTQLRTLETLGKPVVAAINGAALGGGLEIALAAHHRIAADTRGSVIGLPEVSLGLLPGGGGIVRTVRLMGIADATMKVLLQGQKYKPRKAQEIGLVHDVVDTVEELIPAAKAWIQANPEAVQPWDVPKYKIPGGTPSTPAFAANLPAFPANLRKQLKGANYPAPRAILAAAVESTQVDFDTALEIESRYFVELVTGQVSTNMIKAFFFDMAHITSGGSRPAGFEKYTAKKVAVLGAGMMGAGIAYVCARGGMDVVLKDVSLESAQRGKNYSKVLTDKAIKRGQSTQEQADALLAKITPTTEAADLAGCDLVIEAVFENVEVKQKAFADIQDIVGPDAVLGSNTSTLPITTLAEGVNKAENFIGLHFFSPVDKMPLLEIIAGKNTSDATLAKAFDIAMQIRKTPIVVNDSRGFFTSRVIGTFMNEAIAMLGEGIAAPSIEQAGLQAGYPAAPLQLADELNLTLMSKIQKETKAGLEAESGVQKYQDHAAYGILDRMIEEFGRKGKLGGSGFYNYADGHRDGLWGGLKENFGGTSEIPFEDMKERMLFAESLETVRCLDEGVLRSAADANIGSILGIGFPAWTGGVLQYMNGYDGGLAGFVARSRELAAKYGEHFLPPASLVAKAEKGEQY, encoded by the coding sequence ATGAATCAGGCAACAGTGCAGAAGGCAAACACCATTCGCTGGGAGAAGGACGCTGATGGCGTCATCATCCTGACCATGGATGATCCGGCTCAGTCAGCTAACACCATGAACGCGAATTACATTGCGTCCATGCAGAAAGTCATAGATCGGCTCAGTGCGGAAATTGCAGCCGACCAGGCCAGCATTACAGGCATCATTTTAACCTCAGCTAAGAAGACATTCTTTGCCGGTGGCGACTTGAAGGACTTGGTGGGTGCTACTGCTGCCGATGCAGAGAGAATCTACTCGCTCGGCAAGAGCATCAAGACGCAGCTACGCACTTTGGAGACCCTGGGTAAGCCTGTTGTGGCAGCCATCAACGGTGCGGCACTGGGCGGTGGGCTTGAAATTGCCTTGGCCGCTCACCACCGCATTGCAGCGGACACCCGGGGCTCGGTCATTGGACTGCCCGAGGTTTCACTGGGTCTGCTTCCCGGCGGCGGTGGCATTGTCCGCACTGTGCGCTTGATGGGCATTGCTGATGCCACCATGAAGGTGTTGCTTCAAGGTCAAAAGTACAAGCCACGCAAGGCCCAAGAGATTGGTCTGGTCCATGACGTAGTAGACACGGTGGAAGAACTCATCCCCGCCGCAAAGGCCTGGATCCAGGCCAATCCAGAGGCGGTACAGCCCTGGGACGTGCCCAAGTACAAGATCCCCGGAGGCACACCGAGCACTCCAGCATTTGCCGCTAACCTGCCGGCGTTCCCAGCCAATCTGCGCAAGCAACTCAAAGGTGCAAACTACCCGGCGCCGCGCGCCATTCTGGCCGCCGCGGTTGAAAGTACCCAGGTGGACTTTGATACGGCGCTGGAGATTGAATCACGCTACTTCGTTGAGCTGGTGACGGGACAGGTCTCAACGAACATGATCAAGGCGTTCTTCTTTGACATGGCTCATATCACCTCCGGTGGCAGCCGCCCGGCGGGTTTCGAGAAGTACACGGCCAAAAAAGTGGCGGTGCTTGGTGCCGGCATGATGGGCGCAGGTATCGCCTATGTGTGTGCCCGTGGCGGCATGGACGTGGTGCTCAAGGACGTCTCCCTCGAGTCAGCGCAGCGGGGCAAGAACTACTCCAAGGTGCTCACCGACAAGGCAATCAAAAGGGGCCAGTCAACGCAGGAGCAGGCTGATGCCCTGCTGGCAAAGATCACGCCCACCACCGAGGCTGCAGACTTGGCTGGATGTGATCTTGTCATTGAGGCCGTTTTTGAAAATGTGGAAGTCAAGCAAAAAGCCTTCGCGGACATCCAGGACATTGTTGGTCCCGATGCGGTTTTGGGTTCCAACACCTCAACCCTGCCGATCACTACGCTTGCAGAAGGTGTAAACAAGGCAGAAAATTTCATTGGCCTGCATTTCTTCTCCCCCGTGGATAAGATGCCTCTATTGGAGATCATTGCCGGTAAAAACACCTCCGATGCCACGCTGGCCAAGGCCTTCGACATCGCCATGCAAATCCGCAAGACCCCCATTGTGGTCAATGATTCCCGTGGTTTCTTCACCAGCCGGGTGATTGGCACGTTCATGAATGAGGCCATCGCCATGTTGGGTGAAGGTATTGCTGCCCCGTCCATCGAGCAGGCCGGTTTGCAGGCGGGATATCCTGCCGCGCCCTTGCAGCTGGCTGATGAGTTGAATCTGACGCTCATGTCCAAAATCCAGAAGGAGACCAAGGCCGGTCTGGAGGCCGAATCCGGTGTGCAGAAGTATCAGGACCACGCAGCTTATGGGATTCTTGATCGGATGATCGAAGAGTTTGGCCGTAAGGGCAAACTGGGTGGTTCGGGCTTCTACAATTACGCTGATGGCCACCGTGACGGCCTCTGGGGAGGCCTGAAGGAGAACTTTGGCGGTACATCGGAGATTCCGTTCGAGGACATGAAAGAGCGCATGCTCTTTGCCGAGTCATTGGAGACCGTCAGGTGCCTTGACGAGGGAGTCCTGCGCAGTGCAGCTGATGCCAATATTGGCTCCATCCTTGGCATTGGGTTCCCGGCCTGGACCGGCGGGGTGCTGCAGTACATGAACGGGTACGACGGCGGCCTAGCTGGTTTTGTGGCTAGGTCCCGTGAGCTCGCGGCCAAGTATGGCGAGCACTTCCTGCCGCCAGCATCACTTGTTGCCAAGGCTGAAAAGGGCGAGCAGTACTGA
- a CDS encoding acetyl-CoA C-acetyltransferase produces MSQHAVPEAFVYDAIRTPRGKGKKGALHGTKPIDLVVGLIQALRERHPALDESLIDDLILGVVSPVGDQGAVIARTSVLAAGLPDTVGGVQVNRFCASGLEAVNMAAANVRSGWDQLIIAGGVESMSRVPIGSDGGAWAMDPATNYDSYFVPQGVGADLIATTEGFSRVDVDAYAVRSQELAAKAWKEGRFANSVIPVKDQNGLVILDHDEHMRPESTAESQAGLRPAFAAMGEAGGFDAVALQKFHAVEKIDHVHTAANSSGIVDGAALVLVGSAEVGEQLGLKPRARIVATATSGADPTIMLTGPTPATRKLLKTAGLGVADIDLFEINEAFASVVLKYQKDLGIPDEKLNVNGGAIAMGHPLGATGAMILGTVLDELERTEKRRAVITLCIGGGMGVATLIERV; encoded by the coding sequence GTGAGCCAACACGCTGTACCGGAAGCATTTGTCTACGACGCCATTCGCACTCCTCGCGGCAAAGGAAAAAAGGGTGCCTTGCATGGCACCAAGCCCATCGACCTAGTGGTGGGCTTGATCCAGGCACTGCGTGAACGTCATCCTGCACTCGATGAGTCCCTGATTGACGATCTCATCCTCGGGGTGGTCTCACCTGTTGGTGACCAAGGCGCTGTCATTGCCCGCACCTCGGTCCTCGCTGCAGGGTTGCCGGACACCGTGGGTGGCGTTCAAGTCAACCGCTTCTGTGCCTCAGGGTTGGAAGCGGTGAATATGGCAGCTGCAAACGTGCGCTCCGGTTGGGATCAACTCATTATTGCCGGAGGCGTGGAGTCCATGTCACGGGTGCCGATCGGTTCCGATGGTGGTGCCTGGGCCATGGACCCGGCCACTAACTATGACAGCTACTTTGTGCCCCAGGGTGTTGGTGCGGACCTCATCGCCACCACGGAAGGCTTCAGCCGGGTAGACGTGGATGCTTATGCTGTGCGCTCGCAGGAGCTGGCAGCTAAAGCATGGAAAGAGGGGCGCTTCGCCAACTCCGTCATCCCCGTCAAGGATCAAAATGGCCTTGTCATTCTCGACCATGATGAACACATGCGCCCCGAGTCCACTGCCGAATCCCAGGCCGGGCTGCGCCCCGCCTTTGCTGCCATGGGTGAAGCAGGCGGCTTTGACGCCGTGGCACTGCAGAAGTTCCATGCTGTAGAGAAAATTGATCACGTGCACACTGCTGCGAACTCATCAGGGATTGTCGATGGCGCCGCCTTGGTCCTTGTGGGCAGCGCTGAGGTGGGAGAGCAACTTGGGCTAAAACCACGGGCACGGATTGTGGCTACAGCAACCTCTGGTGCTGACCCAACCATCATGCTCACAGGCCCCACCCCTGCCACCAGGAAGCTGCTGAAAACGGCCGGCCTGGGTGTTGCAGATATTGACCTGTTTGAAATTAACGAGGCCTTCGCCTCCGTGGTGTTGAAGTACCAGAAGGACCTGGGCATCCCGGATGAGAAGCTCAACGTCAACGGCGGGGCCATCGCCATGGGGCACCCGCTCGGTGCCACCGGGGCCATGATTCTGGGCACCGTGCTGGATGAACTTGAACGCACGGAAAAGCGCAGGGCGGTTATCACCTTGTGCATTGGCGGAGGCATGGGCGTGGCTACATTGATTGAGAGGGTCTAG
- a CDS encoding enoyl-CoA hydratase-related protein, with product MPAQPYTPYSAITYVVTDRIATVALNRPEARNGYTLTMADELEHAFTGADADPDVQVVVFTSVGKNFSVGAELSGGRFVMSDFSDAEQWQEPAGRCSKTIYAMNKPVIAAMRGVAVGGGLTITLSCDFRLAAHDSRFSFPFSRRGIFPEGGSVWYLPRLVGVSKATDWMLTGRLFGAAEALDAGLLTSLHEPEDVLEAAYTLARDLIENTSEVSTAVIKQMLNRLSGLDSPLPAHAIDSQLISGVGEHKDAAEGVESFLEKRPPHFPLSVPNDLPQWLPWIKTD from the coding sequence ATGCCAGCGCAGCCTTACACCCCCTACTCGGCCATCACCTATGTCGTCACCGACCGTATTGCGACGGTTGCGCTGAACCGTCCGGAGGCTCGCAATGGGTACACACTTACCATGGCGGATGAGCTGGAGCACGCCTTCACGGGCGCAGATGCTGACCCGGATGTACAGGTTGTGGTCTTCACAAGCGTGGGCAAGAACTTCTCCGTTGGTGCCGAGCTCAGTGGCGGGCGCTTTGTCATGTCAGACTTCTCCGATGCAGAGCAATGGCAGGAGCCTGCCGGACGCTGTTCAAAAACCATCTATGCCATGAACAAGCCTGTCATTGCGGCCATGCGCGGAGTAGCGGTGGGTGGCGGGCTAACCATCACGCTCTCCTGTGACTTCCGGCTGGCCGCACACGACTCCCGTTTCTCCTTCCCTTTCAGCCGTCGCGGAATCTTCCCCGAGGGCGGCTCGGTCTGGTATCTACCTCGTCTTGTGGGCGTTTCAAAAGCAACAGACTGGATGCTCACGGGCAGGCTCTTTGGGGCCGCTGAAGCGCTCGACGCCGGACTACTCACCTCATTGCACGAACCCGAGGACGTCCTTGAAGCCGCATACACCCTGGCCCGGGACCTCATAGAGAACACCTCCGAGGTCTCTACTGCCGTCATCAAACAAATGCTCAATAGGCTCAGCGGCCTTGACTCCCCTCTTCCCGCCCATGCTATTGATTCGCAACTGATCTCCGGGGTGGGAGAGCATAAAGACGCTGCTGAGGGCGTGGAATCGTTCCTTGAAAAGCGTCCTCCTCACTTTCCGTTGAGCGTGCCAAACGACCTGCCACAATGGTTGCCGTGGATAAAGACAGATTGA
- a CDS encoding TetR/AcrR family transcriptional regulator, with product MKPLESEIVEPRRQRLNPDERRQQIFLCAQKLFNARPYEEVSVTDIAAAAGVARGLINHYFSNKRGLYLEVIKVSSTVSEVAVTLLPEGSIHERINLAVVWFLDSLEQSGATWLALGSSGMGRDPDLERILIEAENDSIELLIEACGLGGRTQDQEQIKAMFRVYTQLARSGAREWLLRKSLTRPQVHALLASTLRAIVKEAIPAI from the coding sequence ATGAAACCTCTTGAGAGTGAAATAGTTGAACCGCGCCGGCAACGCCTCAACCCCGACGAGCGACGACAGCAGATCTTTTTATGCGCCCAAAAACTCTTCAACGCTCGCCCGTATGAGGAAGTTTCGGTCACAGACATTGCCGCGGCTGCCGGTGTTGCCCGCGGATTGATCAACCACTACTTTTCCAACAAGCGCGGGCTGTATCTAGAAGTCATCAAGGTCAGCTCAACTGTCTCCGAGGTGGCCGTGACACTGCTGCCCGAAGGATCCATCCACGAGCGCATAAATCTCGCTGTGGTGTGGTTCTTGGATTCATTGGAGCAATCCGGAGCTACCTGGCTGGCTTTAGGCTCGAGCGGTATGGGCCGCGATCCAGATCTTGAGAGAATCCTCATCGAGGCCGAGAACGATTCCATCGAGTTACTGATCGAGGCGTGCGGGCTGGGCGGGCGCACACAGGACCAAGAGCAAATCAAGGCCATGTTCAGGGTTTACACCCAACTTGCTCGCAGTGGCGCCCGTGAATGGTTACTGCGCAAGTCACTGACCCGCCCGCAGGTGCACGCCCTGTTGGCAAGCACGCTGCGGGCGATCGTCAAGGAAGCAATCCCGGCCATCTGA
- a CDS encoding NAD(P)-dependent oxidoreductase, producing the protein MSETSSEISTLKGKTILMSGGSRGIGLAIASRAARDGANVVLIAKTDSPDPRLEGTIHTAAAEIEAAGGKVLAVVGDVRDDETIASAVQNAVDTFGGIDIVVNNASVISLDGTLKVAAKRYDLMQDVNVRGTFMLSKAALPHLLQAANPHILTLSPPLNLDPKWLGGHPAYTLAKYGMTLAALGFAAEFAGQGVASNALWPRTTIATAAVANLLGGQGMIQRSRHAAIMADAAHAILTTPSKELTGQSLIDEEFLRARGVSDFASYAVDPSAELMIDLYVDP; encoded by the coding sequence ATGAGCGAAACATCTAGTGAAATTTCAACACTGAAGGGAAAGACAATCCTCATGTCAGGAGGTTCGCGCGGCATCGGCTTGGCCATTGCCAGCCGGGCCGCCCGCGACGGCGCGAATGTGGTGCTAATTGCGAAAACGGACAGCCCGGATCCGCGATTGGAAGGAACAATCCACACTGCGGCGGCTGAGATTGAAGCGGCAGGTGGGAAGGTGCTCGCGGTGGTGGGCGACGTCCGCGACGACGAGACCATCGCCTCGGCCGTGCAGAACGCTGTGGACACTTTTGGCGGGATCGACATCGTGGTTAACAATGCCAGCGTGATTTCCCTGGATGGAACGTTGAAAGTGGCGGCCAAACGCTATGACCTCATGCAGGATGTCAACGTGCGCGGCACGTTCATGCTCAGCAAAGCAGCCCTGCCCCACCTCTTGCAGGCAGCTAATCCGCACATCCTCACGCTGAGCCCGCCGCTGAATTTAGACCCGAAGTGGCTGGGCGGGCACCCGGCCTACACGCTGGCCAAGTACGGCATGACGCTGGCGGCTCTGGGGTTCGCAGCAGAATTTGCCGGCCAGGGTGTGGCATCCAATGCCCTGTGGCCGCGCACCACCATCGCCACAGCAGCTGTGGCAAACCTGCTGGGCGGGCAGGGGATGATCCAGCGTTCACGGCACGCTGCCATCATGGCGGACGCCGCGCATGCAATCCTCACTACGCCCAGCAAGGAGCTGACTGGCCAGAGCCTCATTGACGAGGAATTCTTGCGTGCTCGCGGCGTGAGCGATTTCGCGAGCTACGCCGTTGACCCGTCAGCGGAGCTGATGATCGATCTCTATGTGGACCCCTAA
- a CDS encoding AMP-binding protein, with protein sequence MTLDALAPPVFLQDRLDHWAQHRPDAPAITFGDVSYTWAQWRPRILQLTEALRAAGIKRGERILTFDLNHLAIIELTYAASALGAGTVVGNYRLAPSQLAYVLRDSAPKIVFYGAELHSVVEAANAETPLPRTVVIGGDNDEFEAFFSSGAATAAEAEVDQDVNPDDTVLVVYTSGTTGTPKGVELTHKSVNMHSVVSNYGLGMAPEHVSMVGMPMFHVGGSCYFQVGVYAGAKTIFLRDASGPAMMKAIADGATHSFIVPAVIHAVLAGGPQAAAAFAPMKKIAYGASPMPLPLLTRTLTAWPNTELAHVFGMTEMSGIGTMLQDSDHRNPPRPEVLQSVGRVLPGVEMRIADPITHEVLPTGVNGEIQIRGGQNMKGYLNKPEATANSITADGFLCSGDIGHMDQDGYLYMVDRLKDMIISGGENIYCPEVENALMSHPEVAEGIVMGVPDPKWVETVKAVVVRAPGSTVSEADIIAFCRERLAHYQCPTSVDFIDELPRNATGKILKRDLRAPYWSGHERNI encoded by the coding sequence ATGACCCTTGACGCCCTTGCGCCCCCAGTATTCCTCCAGGACCGACTTGATCATTGGGCGCAGCACCGCCCCGATGCTCCAGCAATCACCTTTGGTGACGTCAGCTACACATGGGCGCAATGGCGTCCAAGGATCCTGCAGCTCACCGAAGCCTTGCGTGCCGCAGGGATCAAGCGTGGCGAGCGCATTCTCACCTTCGATTTAAACCACCTCGCCATTATTGAGCTAACGTACGCGGCTTCGGCACTAGGTGCAGGCACTGTGGTGGGCAACTACCGTCTGGCACCAAGCCAACTGGCGTACGTTCTGAGGGACTCCGCGCCGAAGATTGTTTTTTATGGAGCGGAGTTACATAGCGTTGTGGAGGCAGCAAACGCCGAAACGCCCCTACCGCGCACAGTTGTCATTGGTGGAGACAATGACGAGTTTGAGGCATTCTTCTCTAGCGGTGCAGCGACCGCAGCTGAGGCAGAAGTAGACCAGGACGTTAACCCCGATGACACAGTTCTTGTCGTTTACACCTCCGGAACAACGGGAACCCCCAAGGGTGTGGAGCTGACTCACAAGAGCGTGAACATGCACAGTGTTGTCTCCAACTACGGATTGGGGATGGCACCGGAGCATGTCAGTATGGTGGGGATGCCCATGTTCCATGTGGGTGGCTCATGCTATTTCCAGGTGGGTGTTTATGCCGGTGCCAAGACCATTTTTCTTCGAGATGCCTCAGGTCCGGCCATGATGAAAGCTATTGCCGACGGTGCCACTCACTCCTTCATAGTCCCGGCTGTCATCCATGCTGTTCTGGCCGGCGGTCCTCAGGCAGCGGCGGCTTTTGCTCCGATGAAAAAGATTGCCTACGGTGCCTCACCCATGCCATTACCACTGCTTACCAGAACACTCACAGCGTGGCCCAATACTGAGCTGGCGCATGTCTTTGGGATGACTGAAATGTCCGGAATCGGCACAATGCTCCAAGATTCGGATCACCGAAACCCTCCACGTCCGGAAGTTTTGCAGTCAGTAGGCAGGGTCCTGCCAGGTGTGGAGATGAGAATCGCGGACCCCATTACACACGAGGTACTCCCGACCGGTGTCAATGGCGAGATCCAGATCCGCGGCGGGCAAAATATGAAGGGGTACCTAAATAAGCCGGAGGCAACAGCCAACTCCATCACCGCGGATGGCTTCCTTTGTTCCGGGGACATCGGGCACATGGACCAAGACGGCTACCTGTACATGGTTGACAGGCTCAAGGACATGATCATCTCCGGTGGCGAAAACATCTACTGTCCCGAAGTGGAGAATGCGCTCATGTCCCACCCCGAAGTCGCGGAGGGAATCGTCATGGGTGTCCCAGATCCCAAATGGGTAGAGACTGTCAAAGCTGTTGTTGTCCGCGCTCCGGGCAGTACAGTGAGCGAAGCTGACATCATCGCGTTTTGCCGTGAACGTTTGGCGCATTACCAGTGCCCCACCTCAGTTGATTTTATTGACGAACTGCCGCGTAATGCGACAGGAAAAATTCTGAAGCGCGATCTGCGTGCACCGTATTGGAGTGGTCATGAGCGAAACATCTAG
- a CDS encoding enoyl-CoA hydratase family protein has protein sequence MATESQPGRSGSADAELVHYGLAAGIATITLDSPANRNALSQQLVAQLLARLEQACAEAADGSVRVIVLAHTGKVFCAGADLKEAGAQGVAEGAQNLAKIMRSILSAPVPVVARVDGVARAGGLGILGAADIVVAHTAATFAFSEVRIGLGPAIISLTTMGRMSSRSVSRYYLTGESFDAVAAQECGLITCAAEDVDGVLEPILENLRLGAPQGLAESKKVAAAPMLAQLDAGVAEMTALSTRLFTTDQVKEGMAAFLERRQPSWQLPTS, from the coding sequence ATGGCTACTGAATCCCAGCCGGGGCGCAGTGGGTCAGCTGACGCTGAGCTGGTGCATTATGGCCTTGCAGCCGGAATTGCCACTATCACCCTGGACTCACCGGCCAACCGCAATGCGCTCTCACAACAGCTAGTGGCGCAGTTACTGGCCAGGTTGGAACAGGCCTGTGCCGAGGCGGCCGATGGCAGTGTGCGCGTTATTGTGCTGGCCCATACAGGCAAGGTCTTTTGCGCTGGAGCGGACCTGAAAGAAGCTGGTGCGCAAGGAGTTGCGGAGGGCGCGCAGAATCTGGCGAAGATTATGCGCAGCATCCTGAGCGCCCCGGTGCCGGTGGTTGCCCGGGTCGACGGCGTGGCCCGGGCAGGGGGGCTGGGCATCTTGGGTGCCGCAGACATAGTTGTGGCCCATACGGCTGCCACCTTTGCCTTCTCTGAAGTGCGGATTGGGCTGGGCCCGGCCATCATCTCCCTGACCACCATGGGGCGCATGAGCAGCCGTTCGGTGTCACGCTATTACCTCACGGGGGAGAGCTTTGATGCTGTTGCTGCGCAGGAGTGCGGACTCATCACCTGCGCTGCGGAGGATGTGGATGGCGTCCTTGAACCTATTTTGGAAAATCTCCGCCTGGGTGCCCCGCAGGGGCTGGCCGAAAGCAAGAAGGTGGCGGCGGCACCCATGCTGGCCCAGTTGGATGCGGGGGTTGCAGAAATGACGGCACTCTCTACCAGACTCTTCACCACTGATCAGGTTAAGGAAGGCATGGCGGCATTCTTGGAACGCCGTCAACCGTCCTGGCAACTCCCCACTTCCTAG
- a CDS encoding acyl-CoA dehydrogenase family protein, translated as MSIVETDEQQALRAAVREIVNKYGPDYANKHARAGETMTELWQELGESGFLGVSIPEEYGGGGQGIYELTAVLEETSILGASMLMMVVSPAICGTIIAKYGTDEQKQRWLPGFADGSIVMSFGITEPEAGSNSHNISTVAHRDGDDWVLNGRKVYVTGVNSADYVLIVARTVDERSGRLRPAMFVLPRETPGFEYREVEMDIIESEKQYLLFLDDVRLPAEALVGGTDAPLEALFAGLNPERIMASAIAVGTGRYAINKAVAYAKEREVWGQPIGAHQGVAHPLAKSHIELELSRLMMLRAAALYDAGEDMAAGEAANMAKYSAAEASINALDTAIQAMGGNGLSKEYGLAQMLGLARIGRVAPVSREMVLNFVAQHSLGLPKSY; from the coding sequence ATGAGCATTGTTGAAACAGACGAACAGCAGGCCTTGCGCGCAGCGGTGCGTGAGATCGTCAATAAATACGGTCCTGACTACGCCAACAAGCACGCGCGTGCAGGCGAAACCATGACTGAGCTATGGCAGGAACTTGGTGAGTCCGGTTTCCTGGGCGTCTCAATTCCGGAAGAATATGGTGGAGGTGGGCAAGGAATCTATGAGTTGACGGCCGTATTGGAGGAAACCTCCATACTGGGTGCGTCCATGCTGATGATGGTGGTTTCCCCCGCTATCTGCGGAACCATCATCGCCAAATACGGCACCGATGAACAGAAGCAGCGCTGGCTGCCAGGGTTTGCCGACGGTTCCATCGTCATGTCCTTCGGCATTACCGAACCCGAGGCTGGATCTAACTCGCACAATATTTCCACCGTGGCCCACCGCGATGGTGACGATTGGGTCCTGAACGGCCGCAAGGTCTACGTGACAGGCGTCAATAGTGCCGACTACGTTCTGATAGTTGCCCGCACGGTGGATGAGCGCAGTGGGCGCCTCCGTCCAGCCATGTTTGTGCTGCCTCGGGAAACACCGGGTTTTGAATACAGGGAAGTGGAGATGGACATCATTGAGTCCGAGAAACAGTACCTGCTTTTCCTGGACGATGTTCGCCTGCCAGCCGAGGCTCTGGTGGGAGGGACGGATGCACCCTTAGAAGCATTATTTGCCGGTCTGAACCCGGAGCGCATTATGGCTTCGGCCATAGCTGTCGGCACGGGCCGCTACGCCATCAACAAGGCGGTTGCGTACGCCAAGGAACGGGAGGTATGGGGTCAGCCCATTGGAGCGCACCAAGGTGTTGCCCACCCCCTTGCCAAGAGTCATATTGAGCTTGAACTGAGCCGGCTCATGATGCTGCGCGCCGCAGCTTTGTACGATGCGGGTGAAGATATGGCTGCCGGGGAAGCCGCGAATATGGCCAAATATTCTGCAGCCGAAGCCAGCATTAATGCCTTGGATACGGCTATCCAGGCCATGGGCGGGAATGGTCTGAGCAAGGAATATGGGCTGGCACAGATGCTGGGACTGGCCAGGATCGGCAGGGTGGCCCCGGTGAGCAGGGAAATGGTGCTGAACTTTGTGGCCCAGCATTCCCTCGGTCTGCCCAAGAGCTACTGA